The Deltaproteobacteria bacterium genome window below encodes:
- a CDS encoding ABC transporter ATP-binding protein yields the protein MELIRAAGLRKTYGDSGKRVEVLKGIDLSIAKGETIAVVGASGAGKSTLLNILGALDRPTSGEVSFKGEQVFGYDDRRLAAFRNRHMGFVFQFHHLLPEFTALENVMLPALIGGGGLNAARERAAKLLADVGLGARLAHKPGELSGGEQQRAAIVRALMQSPEVILADEPTGNLDTHTGEEVFNLLFELNRTMGTAMVIVTHNENLASRLGRRLKMVDGRIIEE from the coding sequence ATGGAACTCATAAGGGCAGCAGGGCTCAGGAAGACATACGGGGATTCGGGAAAGAGGGTCGAGGTCCTGAAGGGCATCGACCTTTCGATAGCAAAGGGCGAGACCATAGCCGTGGTGGGCGCCTCGGGCGCGGGTAAGTCCACGCTCTTGAACATACTCGGCGCGCTCGACCGGCCGACCTCCGGGGAAGTATCCTTCAAGGGCGAGCAGGTCTTCGGGTATGACGACAGAAGGCTTGCGGCCTTCCGGAACAGGCACATGGGGTTCGTCTTCCAGTTCCACCACCTCCTGCCGGAGTTCACGGCGCTTGAGAATGTCATGCTCCCGGCGCTCATAGGAGGGGGCGGCCTTAACGCCGCAAGGGAGAGGGCGGCAAAGCTCCTGGCTGATGTGGGCCTCGGAGCGAGGCTCGCTCACAAGCCGGGGGAGCTTTCCGGGGGCGAACAGCAACGGGCTGCCATAGTCCGCGCACTCATGCAGTCTCCGGAGGTCATACTGGCTGACGAGCCGACCGGGAACCTCGACACCCACACCGGGGAAGAGGTCTTTAATCTTCTATTTGAGCTTAACCGCACCATGGGGACGGCCATGGTCATAGTGACGCATAACGAGAATCTGGCCTCCAGGCTCGGAAGGCGGCTTAAGATGGTCGACGGCAGGATAATCGAGGAATAG
- a CDS encoding Gfo/Idh/MocA family oxidoreductase: MSSRKRIKVAVIGVGYLGRFHAQKYAAIEDAELVGVVDTDPERAEAVAKEVGTKAFRSRGELFGLVDAVSIATPTEFHHSIGMEFLSRGVHVMMEKPLAADSRAAMELVREAERAGAVLQAGHIERFNGAMLALKDVIRDPLYIEAVRTSPYPNRSTDVDVILDVMIHDIDLVLSIAGSEPEHVEATALPVVSPGKADFASARVAFRNGCAAGITASRVARERVRKITVYQPGAVITIDYAAQALYIDRTVPGSGPVATQAAEDVKVEKKDSLLEELKSFIISVKDGKPPVVSGRDGMRALELAERIREASKSTLRTP; this comes from the coding sequence GTGAGCTCCCGGAAGAGGATTAAGGTAGCTGTAATAGGGGTAGGGTACCTCGGCAGGTTCCACGCCCAGAAGTACGCCGCGATAGAGGACGCCGAGCTCGTGGGCGTGGTCGACACGGACCCCGAGCGCGCCGAGGCTGTCGCGAAAGAGGTCGGAACAAAGGCCTTCAGGAGCCGCGGCGAGCTTTTCGGGCTCGTGGACGCCGTAAGCATAGCGACTCCCACCGAATTCCACCACTCGATCGGGATGGAGTTCCTTTCAAGGGGCGTCCATGTGATGATGGAGAAGCCCCTTGCCGCTGATTCGAGGGCGGCGATGGAGCTCGTAAGGGAGGCCGAAAGGGCCGGGGCCGTATTGCAGGCCGGGCACATCGAGAGGTTCAATGGGGCCATGCTTGCCCTCAAGGACGTCATAAGGGACCCGCTCTACATAGAGGCAGTAAGGACCTCTCCCTACCCGAACAGGAGCACGGACGTGGACGTCATCCTCGACGTGATGATACACGATATCGACCTCGTCCTCTCGATCGCCGGGTCGGAGCCGGAGCATGTAGAGGCTACGGCCCTGCCGGTGGTGTCTCCGGGGAAGGCCGATTTCGCGAGCGCCCGGGTCGCGTTCCGGAACGGCTGTGCGGCCGGCATTACCGCGAGCAGGGTCGCGAGGGAGCGGGTACGGAAGATAACGGTCTACCAGCCGGGCGCGGTAATCACAATAGACTACGCGGCCCAGGCACTCTATATTGACAGGACGGTTCCCGGGAGCGGCCCGGTCGCTACCCAGGCCGCTGAGGACGTGAAGGTCGAAAAGAAGGATTCGCTCCTCGAGGAGCTTAAGAGCTTCATTATTTCAGTGAAGGACGGGAAGCCGCCGGTAGTCTCGGGCAGGGACGGGATGAGGGCCCTTGAGCTTGCCGAAAGGATACGGGAGGCCTCCAAATCCACGCTCAGGACGCCTTAG
- the lpxB gene encoding lipid-A-disaccharide synthase encodes MDKSILMVSGEESGDLHGAALIRALKKLVPGGLNVAGMGGWRMKEEGLVGLDSREVSVVGVVEVASRLPRILKSISTLKRQLRGEHFDAVVLIDFPDFNLRIAKEARRLGVPVIYYISPQVWAWRKGRLKKIARLVNKMLVVFPFEYYIYREAGVDVEYVGHPLADAVRCDLTREEARAALGLENRDRVVSLLPGSRTGEVRRLIGPMAEAARILSEKLDGKAVFLLPAARSIEDGLFHAALKDAKADIRIVRGRMYESLRASDAAVVASGTATLETALIGTPMVIVYKMAALSYGIAKRLVNLSHAGLPNIVAGREVVPELLQDEASPEGIAGKVLSILEEPRREEILRGYDQIRKNLGRGGAAEKAARTIYNLITNLDYHDYHVSPDLVRRT; translated from the coding sequence ATGGATAAAAGCATACTGATGGTAAGCGGGGAGGAGTCAGGCGACCTCCACGGCGCGGCCCTCATAAGGGCATTGAAGAAGCTTGTCCCGGGCGGACTCAACGTGGCCGGCATGGGCGGTTGGCGCATGAAGGAAGAGGGGCTCGTGGGTCTCGATTCCCGCGAGGTCTCGGTCGTCGGGGTTGTGGAGGTGGCGTCCAGGCTCCCCAGGATACTCAAATCAATAAGTACCCTGAAGCGCCAGCTCCGGGGCGAGCATTTCGACGCGGTCGTCCTCATAGACTTTCCTGATTTCAACCTGAGGATCGCGAAAGAGGCAAGGAGGCTCGGGGTCCCGGTCATCTACTACATAAGCCCCCAGGTCTGGGCATGGAGGAAGGGGAGGCTTAAAAAGATCGCCCGCCTCGTGAACAAGATGCTGGTCGTCTTCCCCTTCGAGTATTATATCTACAGGGAGGCCGGGGTCGATGTCGAGTACGTCGGCCATCCCCTTGCCGATGCCGTCAGATGCGATCTTACGAGGGAAGAGGCGAGGGCGGCCCTGGGGCTCGAAAACCGCGACCGGGTCGTCTCGCTTCTCCCCGGGAGCCGCACGGGCGAGGTCAGAAGGCTCATCGGCCCAATGGCCGAGGCGGCCCGCATACTCTCGGAGAAGCTTGACGGAAAGGCCGTATTCCTCTTGCCCGCGGCCCGGAGCATAGAGGACGGGCTCTTCCACGCGGCTCTCAAGGACGCAAAGGCAGACATAAGGATAGTGCGGGGGCGGATGTACGAATCGCTCCGGGCGTCTGACGCGGCCGTTGTCGCCTCGGGTACGGCGACCCTCGAGACCGCGCTCATAGGCACGCCCATGGTCATCGTCTATAAAATGGCGGCCCTCTCCTACGGCATAGCAAAGAGGCTCGTCAATCTCTCCCACGCGGGCCTTCCTAACATTGTCGCCGGGCGCGAGGTGGTCCCCGAGCTCCTCCAGGACGAGGCCAGCCCGGAGGGCATAGCAGGAAAGGTCCTTTCCATACTCGAAGAACCCCGGAGAGAAGAGATATTGAGGGGCTACGACCAGATACGGAAAAACCTCGGGAGGGGAGGGGCCGCAGAGAAGGCGGCCAGGACAATCTACAACCTCATCACCAATCTCGACTACCACGACTACCACGTAAGCCCGGACCTGGTTCGGAGGACATGA
- a CDS encoding OmpH family outer membrane protein, with the protein MTKVLGAVIIAIALFVSGQALAAEQKIGYANLQRALNECDAGMKAKDDLKNEAEKLESELNKEQESLKKLKDELDTKGAVWNKETRDSKEKEFKARSADFQKKFMEYGEELNKRKQDTEARIIDDLRGIVEEIAKKKGMTFVFERSVGGILYAPKDLDITDEVIKIHNGRKGKK; encoded by the coding sequence ATGACAAAAGTACTGGGCGCGGTTATAATCGCAATTGCGCTTTTCGTATCCGGCCAGGCCCTGGCCGCCGAGCAGAAGATAGGCTACGCCAATTTGCAGAGGGCGCTTAACGAATGCGACGCGGGAATGAAGGCAAAGGACGACCTTAAGAACGAGGCCGAGAAGCTCGAATCCGAGCTCAACAAGGAGCAGGAGTCGCTTAAGAAGCTCAAGGACGAGCTGGACACCAAGGGAGCCGTCTGGAACAAGGAGACCAGGGACTCCAAGGAAAAGGAGTTCAAGGCCAGGTCGGCCGACTTCCAGAAGAAGTTCATGGAGTACGGCGAGGAGCTTAACAAGAGGAAGCAGGATACCGAGGCGAGGATAATAGACGATCTCCGGGGCATAGTCGAGGAGATCGCGAAGAAAAAGGGAATGACCTTCGTCTTTGAAAGGTCCGTGGGCGGCATACTCTACGCGCCGAAGGACCTCGACATAACGGACGAGGTCATAAAGATACATAATGGCAGGAAGGGGAAAAAGTAA
- the lpxD gene encoding UDP-3-O-(3-hydroxymyristoyl)glucosamine N-acyltransferase yields MPGKRLSELATLVGGTVRGDGSSIITGAAPLGAAGPGDISFAAGNKHVGLLSKARASAVVVRSAGGAPEGLNLIIAENPELAFARILGVLRPQALPLPGVHPGAEVHPGAKLGARVSIQAFAVVEDGASVGDRTVLFPGVYVGRGAEIGPDCVIYPGVAIRENCRIGARVIIHCNSVIGSDGFGYARDKAKYVKMPQAGMVRIGDDVEIGACVTIDRATMGETVIGRGTKIDNLVQIAHNVKVGEDTVIVAQAGIAGSATVGSRVQIGGQSGVNGHISIGDDVGIGARSGVAQDVPPRSIYTGYPAIPHTDWLRAQNVYSKLPELKKKIAELEKRIAGLEADKAEKE; encoded by the coding sequence ATGCCGGGGAAGCGCCTTTCAGAGCTTGCCACGCTTGTCGGCGGCACGGTCAGGGGCGATGGGAGCTCGATCATAACCGGGGCCGCGCCCCTTGGGGCGGCTGGTCCGGGCGATATTTCCTTCGCGGCCGGGAATAAACACGTCGGACTCCTTTCAAAGGCCCGCGCATCCGCGGTCGTCGTAAGGAGTGCCGGAGGGGCGCCGGAGGGGCTTAACCTCATCATCGCCGAAAACCCCGAGCTCGCCTTTGCCAGGATACTCGGGGTGCTCAGGCCCCAGGCCCTCCCGTTGCCTGGCGTACACCCGGGGGCCGAGGTGCATCCGGGCGCGAAGCTCGGCGCACGGGTGTCGATCCAGGCCTTCGCGGTCGTGGAGGACGGCGCGAGCGTGGGCGACAGGACCGTCCTTTTCCCTGGCGTTTACGTGGGCAGGGGCGCGGAGATAGGGCCTGACTGCGTCATCTACCCCGGTGTCGCGATAAGGGAAAACTGCCGGATAGGCGCCCGAGTAATCATACACTGCAATTCAGTAATCGGGAGCGATGGGTTCGGCTACGCCAGGGACAAGGCGAAATACGTAAAGATGCCCCAGGCAGGGATGGTAAGGATAGGCGACGACGTCGAGATAGGCGCGTGCGTCACAATAGACAGGGCCACCATGGGGGAGACCGTCATCGGCAGGGGGACCAAGATAGACAACCTCGTGCAGATAGCCCATAACGTCAAGGTAGGCGAGGACACGGTCATAGTCGCCCAGGCCGGTATAGCGGGCTCCGCGACCGTTGGTAGCCGCGTACAAATCGGCGGCCAGTCAGGGGTGAACGGGCATATATCGATAGGCGACGACGTGGGTATAGGCGCCAGGTCAGGCGTTGCCCAGGACGTGCCTCCACGGAGCATATACACCGGCTACCCTGCCATTCCGCATACGGATTGGCTCCGGGCCCAGAACGTCTACTCGAAACTTCCGGAACTCAAGAAAAAGATCGCGGAGCTCGAAAAAAGGATAGCCGGGCTCGAGGCCGACAAGGCGGAAAAGGAATAA
- the bamA gene encoding outer membrane protein assembly factor BamA, whose protein sequence is MAFWNSTGPARTVTGSLAFLSRLLFTLLFLLIPSLSFAEGLRVLVLPFEMHAEEDISTLRRNIMEALASTLDGSAGIEVVGIEETRRLMLEKGVARFGEEAAFDIASKLGADFAVLGSITRVGRTSSADWRILDLKDGAPKAFYFESSVSEAELLRRIRAKAAEMPLAMASALRERPVEKEGIVDRIVVSGNRRVDSEAVLQKVRSREGEPFSHDTVREDIRAIYATGYFDDVSAVLSETASGRVLAFIVKELPFVRRIEYRGNKEIKLEQLEETVTLRTNRVLDRVLLAGDAERIKKLYEDEGFYLATVTPLVESDGTDATVAFRIEEGPEVKVKRITIIGNEAFTDSKLKKVMNTKEVGFFTALTKSGKFNEFIYQNDLALVMNHYFDNGYINADILDSRVLLSEDKRWFYITIALSEGARFRIGKLDATGDLLVPKEEILDKLGLETGQIFSRSKLARGIEAVTDIYGEKGYAYAEVRPGTRVDQEARTIDITLDIAKNELVYIEKIEITGNTRTRDKVVRREIPIGEGELYSSTELKRARGNLRRLGYFDDVQITETRGSAADRMNLGVGVKERPTGSISVGLGYSSVDKIIGTASISQSNFMGTGLKLDLSGTVSASSSRYVFGITEPWLFDRPISAGFDIYNTEREYPDFDLSKQGFNLRAGFPLTKRYTRGYITYKLEDVHITDVADTASSLIKEQEGTSTESSIRLQVRRDSRNDAFFPSEGSVVTLTTEFAGGPLGGTSYYVKYEAEAVKFFPLPWDTVLSLHGSAGHVQGYEGREPPVYERYFLGGINTIRGFQTRSISPRDAATGDLIGGRSMLVFNAEYLFPLFAEQSIRGLVFFDAGNAYLDSIDLDDLKTSVGAGLRWFSPIGPIRIELGFNLDPDEDESRSEWDFAIGTLF, encoded by the coding sequence ATGGCGTTTTGGAATTCAACGGGGCCGGCCCGGACCGTAACCGGGTCACTGGCCTTCCTTTCCCGTCTTTTATTCACGCTCCTTTTTCTCCTCATCCCCTCCCTGTCTTTTGCAGAGGGCTTGAGAGTGCTGGTGCTCCCGTTTGAGATGCACGCCGAGGAGGACATCTCGACGCTCCGGAGGAATATCATGGAGGCGCTCGCCTCTACCCTCGACGGGAGCGCCGGGATAGAGGTCGTAGGCATCGAGGAGACGAGGCGGCTCATGCTGGAAAAGGGCGTGGCCCGCTTCGGTGAGGAGGCCGCCTTCGATATAGCTTCCAAGCTAGGAGCTGATTTCGCGGTGCTCGGCTCAATCACCAGGGTGGGCCGGACCTCAAGCGCGGACTGGAGGATACTAGACCTTAAGGACGGCGCCCCCAAGGCCTTTTATTTCGAAAGCTCGGTGTCCGAGGCCGAGCTCCTTCGAAGGATAAGGGCAAAGGCCGCCGAGATGCCTCTGGCCATGGCCTCGGCGCTCCGGGAGAGGCCCGTAGAGAAAGAGGGCATAGTAGACAGGATCGTCGTCTCCGGAAATAGGAGGGTCGACTCCGAAGCGGTCCTCCAGAAGGTGAGGAGCAGGGAGGGCGAGCCCTTTTCCCACGACACGGTAAGGGAGGACATAAGGGCCATATACGCTACCGGCTACTTTGACGACGTCTCCGCCGTACTCTCCGAGACGGCGTCCGGCAGGGTCCTCGCCTTCATAGTAAAGGAGCTGCCCTTCGTAAGGCGGATAGAGTACCGGGGGAATAAGGAGATAAAGCTCGAGCAGCTTGAGGAGACTGTGACGCTCCGGACGAACAGGGTGCTCGACAGGGTGCTCCTCGCCGGGGACGCCGAGAGGATAAAGAAGCTATACGAGGACGAGGGCTTCTACCTCGCGACCGTCACCCCTCTGGTCGAGAGCGACGGGACCGATGCCACCGTGGCATTCAGGATAGAGGAGGGGCCTGAGGTCAAGGTAAAGAGGATAACCATCATCGGGAACGAGGCTTTCACCGATTCCAAGCTAAAAAAAGTCATGAACACGAAGGAGGTGGGGTTCTTTACCGCCCTCACAAAGTCCGGGAAGTTCAACGAGTTCATCTACCAGAACGACCTGGCCCTCGTCATGAACCATTATTTCGACAACGGGTACATTAACGCGGACATACTTGATTCGAGAGTTCTGCTAAGCGAGGACAAGCGCTGGTTCTATATAACGATAGCCCTCTCCGAGGGTGCCCGGTTCAGGATAGGGAAGCTCGACGCCACAGGCGACCTCCTGGTCCCAAAGGAGGAGATACTCGACAAGCTCGGCCTCGAAACCGGCCAAATCTTCAGCAGGAGCAAGCTCGCCAGAGGCATAGAGGCGGTTACCGATATTTATGGCGAGAAGGGCTACGCGTACGCGGAGGTCAGGCCGGGCACCAGGGTCGACCAGGAGGCCCGCACAATCGACATAACGCTTGATATTGCAAAGAACGAGCTGGTCTACATAGAGAAGATAGAGATCACAGGAAACACCCGTACCAGGGACAAGGTCGTAAGGAGGGAGATCCCCATAGGCGAAGGCGAGCTCTACTCCTCGACCGAGCTTAAGAGGGCGCGCGGGAACCTCCGTAGGCTCGGATATTTCGATGACGTGCAGATAACCGAGACAAGGGGGAGCGCGGCGGACAGGATGAACCTGGGCGTGGGCGTGAAGGAAAGGCCGACGGGGTCCATCTCCGTGGGCCTCGGCTACAGCTCGGTCGACAAGATCATCGGCACCGCGTCCATCTCTCAGTCAAACTTCATGGGCACCGGGCTTAAGCTCGACCTCTCGGGCACCGTGAGCGCCTCGAGCTCGCGATACGTGTTCGGGATAACCGAGCCGTGGCTCTTTGACAGGCCCATATCCGCGGGCTTCGATATCTATAATACTGAAAGGGAGTACCCGGATTTCGACCTGAGCAAGCAGGGTTTCAACCTGCGGGCCGGGTTTCCGCTTACGAAGAGGTATACGAGGGGTTATATAACCTACAAGCTCGAGGACGTCCATATAACCGACGTCGCCGACACCGCGTCCTCGCTCATAAAGGAGCAGGAGGGCACGAGCACCGAGAGCAGCATAAGGCTCCAGGTCCGGAGGGATTCCAGGAACGACGCCTTCTTCCCGTCCGAGGGCTCGGTCGTCACGCTCACGACGGAGTTCGCGGGCGGCCCGCTCGGCGGCACGAGCTATTACGTCAAGTACGAGGCCGAAGCGGTCAAGTTCTTCCCCCTGCCTTGGGATACCGTGCTCTCGCTCCACGGCTCGGCAGGCCACGTCCAGGGCTACGAGGGCAGGGAGCCCCCGGTCTACGAGAGGTATTTCCTCGGCGGCATAAACACGATAAGGGGCTTCCAGACGAGGTCTATAAGCCCCAGGGACGCCGCGACCGGAGACCTTATCGGCGGAAGGTCCATGCTGGTCTTCAACGCCGAGTACCTCTTCCCGCTCTTCGCGGAGCAGAGCATAAGGGGGCTCGTCTTTTTCGACGCCGGGAACGCTTACCTGGACTCGATTGACCTGGACGATTTAAAAACATCAGTGGGGGCGGGCCTCCGGTGGTTCTCCCCCATAGGGCCCATAAGGATAGAGCTGGGGTTCAATCTCGACCCCGACGAAGACGAGAGCAGGTCGGAGTGGGATTTCGCCATAGGGACCCTGTTCTGA
- a CDS encoding lipoprotein-releasing ABC transporter permease subunit codes for MSYELFIGLRYLKAKRKQTFISVITFISIAGITVGVTALIIVLSVMTGFEENLREKILGINANVVVTELGSPMSGYAEVAEKVRKVNGVVGATPFTYNQAMISAPGGVVGAVIRGLELETIGEVAVLPDKVKEGTMEGLRPALGEGSGEPGILIGRELARNLGVSVGDDISVISPMGTMTPAGPVPRMAAFRVAGVFELGMYEYDSSLAFISIENAQSFFRMGDAVSGVEVKIKDIYKAEETADLIMMELRGPYWTRTWMEMNRNLFSALKLEKAAMFIILTLIILVAAMNIISTLIMVVMEKGKDIAILKSLGATSGGIMRIFMVEGIVIGVTGTTLGTVLGVAAALNLEKLIQFIERVFQFQVLPPSIYYIDTFPSKVEPLVVATIVAISIGISFLATLYPSWQASRFDPVEGLRYE; via the coding sequence ATGTCATACGAGCTTTTCATAGGTCTACGTTACCTCAAGGCCAAGAGGAAGCAGACCTTTATCTCGGTCATAACCTTCATCTCCATAGCCGGCATAACGGTCGGCGTAACGGCCCTCATAATAGTCCTATCCGTAATGACCGGCTTCGAGGAGAACCTGAGGGAGAAGATCCTCGGCATAAACGCCAACGTGGTGGTGACCGAGCTCGGCTCGCCCATGTCCGGGTACGCGGAGGTCGCCGAAAAGGTGCGCAAAGTGAACGGCGTCGTGGGCGCGACCCCCTTTACCTACAACCAGGCAATGATATCCGCGCCCGGAGGGGTCGTCGGCGCGGTCATAAGGGGGCTCGAGCTTGAGACGATAGGCGAAGTCGCGGTCCTGCCGGACAAGGTGAAGGAAGGCACGATGGAGGGCTTGAGGCCCGCTCTCGGCGAAGGCTCCGGCGAACCCGGCATACTCATCGGTCGGGAGCTTGCGAGGAACCTCGGCGTTTCCGTGGGCGACGACATAAGCGTCATATCGCCCATGGGCACCATGACCCCGGCCGGGCCGGTCCCCAGGATGGCGGCCTTCAGGGTGGCCGGAGTGTTCGAGCTCGGCATGTACGAGTACGATTCGTCCCTTGCCTTCATATCAATCGAGAATGCCCAGAGCTTTTTCAGGATGGGGGACGCCGTCTCCGGCGTGGAGGTCAAGATAAAGGACATCTACAAGGCTGAGGAGACAGCGGACCTCATAATGATGGAGCTACGCGGGCCCTACTGGACCCGCACCTGGATGGAGATGAACAGGAACCTCTTCTCGGCCCTCAAGCTCGAGAAGGCGGCCATGTTCATAATCCTCACGCTCATAATACTGGTAGCGGCCATGAACATCATAAGCACCCTCATAATGGTCGTAATGGAAAAGGGCAAGGACATAGCGATACTCAAAAGCCTGGGGGCCACCTCGGGCGGCATAATGCGGATATTCATGGTGGAGGGCATAGTAATAGGGGTCACCGGCACGACTTTAGGCACGGTCCTGGGGGTCGCGGCGGCCCTCAATCTGGAAAAGCTCATACAGTTCATCGAGAGGGTATTCCAGTTTCAAGTGCTCCCCCCTTCCATCTACTACATCGACACCTTCCCGTCGAAGGTCGAGCCGCTGGTCGTGGCGACAATAGTCGCCATCTCGATAGGCATAAGCTTTCTCGCCACACTTTACCCGTCCTGGCAGGCGTCGAGGTTCGACCCGGTCGAGGGGCTGAGATACGAATGA
- the fabZ gene encoding 3-hydroxyacyl-ACP dehydratase FabZ — translation MTDTLQAEAPVSKAALLDTNEIMSILPHRYPFLLIDRILELEPGKSARGLKNVTINEPFFNGHFPGHPIMPGVLIIEAMAQVGGVLAFKSADVKNKVVYFMGIDKARFRKPVLPGDSLEFSLTVTKCRGVIWVFKGEAYVEGNLVAEAELMATIMEK, via the coding sequence ATGACCGACACTTTGCAGGCAGAGGCACCGGTCTCAAAGGCCGCGCTACTGGACACGAACGAGATAATGAGCATCCTGCCGCACCGCTATCCCTTTCTCCTGATAGACAGGATACTCGAGCTCGAACCGGGCAAATCCGCCAGGGGGCTTAAGAACGTCACCATAAACGAGCCCTTCTTCAACGGCCATTTCCCGGGTCACCCCATCATGCCGGGCGTACTCATAATCGAGGCCATGGCCCAGGTCGGCGGGGTGCTTGCCTTCAAGTCGGCGGACGTCAAGAACAAGGTGGTCTACTTCATGGGCATAGACAAGGCCAGGTTCAGGAAGCCGGTCCTCCCGGGGGACTCCCTCGAGTTCTCGCTCACAGTGACCAAGTGCAGGGGGGTCATCTGGGTCTTCAAGGGAGAGGCGTACGTGGAAGGGAACCTCGTGGCCGAGGCAGAGCTCATGGCCACCATAATGGAAAAATAA
- the lpxA gene encoding acyl-ACP--UDP-N-acetylglucosamine O-acyltransferase — translation MSESVASLKKVRIDPTASVHPTAELAPGVEIGPFTVIGEGVRIGEDTKVGAHVVIDKWTTIGKGNDIFQFVSIGAAPQDLGYKGQKTETIIGDGNTIREFVTIHRATTKDRLMTVCGNNNLFMNYVHIAHDCRIGNNVIMANSATLGGHVSIDDNAIVGGLVAVHQHVRIGAYCIIGGASAVSKDIPPYVMAVGNRARVYRLNAVGIRRQGFPKEAIEEIKRSYDIIFRSAISTAEAVDRLVAEMPDSVHARRFADFIKGSKRGIARERTKRKSELPEED, via the coding sequence ATGAGCGAGTCAGTTGCGTCCCTAAAGAAAGTCCGTATCGACCCGACCGCATCCGTCCATCCCACGGCGGAGCTGGCGCCCGGGGTGGAGATAGGCCCGTTCACGGTCATAGGCGAAGGGGTTAGAATAGGCGAGGACACGAAGGTCGGCGCCCACGTGGTCATAGACAAGTGGACGACCATCGGAAAGGGCAATGACATATTCCAGTTCGTCTCAATAGGCGCTGCCCCGCAGGACCTGGGATATAAGGGGCAGAAGACCGAGACCATCATAGGGGACGGGAACACCATCAGGGAGTTCGTGACGATACACCGGGCCACCACCAAGGACAGGCTCATGACCGTGTGCGGAAACAACAACCTTTTCATGAATTACGTGCACATCGCGCACGACTGCCGCATTGGGAATAACGTCATAATGGCGAACTCGGCGACCCTCGGCGGCCACGTCTCGATAGATGACAACGCCATAGTGGGCGGCCTGGTGGCGGTCCACCAGCACGTGAGAATCGGGGCGTACTGCATAATAGGCGGCGCCTCGGCGGTAAGCAAGGATATCCCCCCTTACGTCATGGCCGTGGGGAACAGGGCCAGGGTGTACAGGCTCAATGCCGTGGGCATAAGAAGGCAGGGTTTCCCGAAGGAGGCCATCGAGGAGATAAAGAGGTCTTACGACATAATCTTCAGGTCCGCCATCTCTACCGCGGAGGCCGTTGACAGGCTCGTAGCCGAAATGCCGGATTCCGTCCACGCAAGGCGGTTCGCGGATTTCATTAAGGGCTCGAAGAGGGGCATAGCGCGCGAAAGGACGAAGAGGAAAAGTGAGCTCCCGGAAGAGGATTAA